In a single window of the Tellurirhabdus bombi genome:
- a CDS encoding HU domain-containing protein has translation MAPVSDYIKKLLYQYDCLVVAELGGFILHYLPASYAEKSGLYLPPRKRVAFNEALKLDDGLLINYMMLHEGQSRDEVLQRIRAFVDEVKAQTRQGGSVSLEGIGLFSENEEGRLQFEPELRHNFFGESYGFQPIAIELAEVNAPVELVDLSKGVRDAEEVETTEMPMVTYERPLHRTYIRWAAAVLLVGSLGITSYFTFSKVPGQLASSLNPFDLVWTFHAQPSVAASPEQPKGIDQPTAEKPAPVSEAVVVKPIRHESPEPEKVSLPALPEKAAVVKPQTPEFQFLAIAGSFSSKKNARKLQRQLRRKGFKTAYIVNPTAKGELYKVAAFGFNERPEAEASFKKVSKLTGTAAWASRLY, from the coding sequence ATGGCACCTGTTTCGGATTACATAAAAAAGCTGCTGTACCAATATGATTGCCTGGTTGTTGCTGAACTAGGTGGTTTTATTCTGCACTACCTGCCGGCTTCGTATGCTGAAAAGTCGGGCCTGTACCTGCCTCCCCGAAAACGAGTGGCCTTTAATGAAGCCCTTAAATTGGATGATGGCTTGCTGATCAATTACATGATGCTGCATGAGGGGCAAAGCCGGGACGAGGTCTTGCAACGCATTCGTGCGTTTGTCGACGAGGTCAAGGCCCAAACCCGACAGGGAGGGAGTGTTTCTCTGGAAGGCATTGGTTTATTTTCGGAGAATGAAGAAGGAAGACTGCAATTCGAACCCGAATTGCGGCATAATTTCTTTGGGGAGTCCTATGGCTTTCAGCCGATTGCCATTGAGCTGGCGGAAGTGAACGCCCCGGTTGAGTTGGTTGACTTGTCGAAGGGAGTACGGGACGCCGAAGAGGTGGAAACGACGGAAATGCCAATGGTTACCTACGAGCGGCCTCTGCATCGGACGTATATCCGGTGGGCGGCGGCCGTTCTGCTGGTTGGGTCTTTGGGAATCACCAGTTATTTTACTTTTTCAAAAGTTCCTGGGCAACTGGCCAGTAGTTTAAATCCCTTTGACCTGGTCTGGACTTTCCATGCGCAACCCAGCGTAGCGGCAAGCCCGGAGCAACCAAAAGGAATCGACCAACCTACAGCCGAAAAACCGGCCCCGGTTTCAGAAGCGGTGGTGGTGAAACCGATCCGGCACGAAAGTCCTGAACCGGAAAAGGTAAGCCTACCAGCCTTGCCTGAAAAAGCCGCGGTGGTCAAACCCCAAACACCCGAGTTTCAATTCCTGGCTATCGCGGGTAGTTTTTCGAGCAAGAAGAATGCGCGAAAGCTCCAGCGTCAACTGCGCCGTAAAGGATTTAAAACGGCTTATATTGTTAATCCAACGGCCAAAGGCGAATTATACAAGGTTGCGGCGTTTGGCTTTAACGAACGTCCCGAAGCAGAGGCATCCTTTAAGAAAGTGAGCAAACTGACGGGAACGGCCGCCTGGGCCAGCCGACTGTATTAA
- a CDS encoding M61 family metallopeptidase, with translation MKKTSALFFLCLIWVVPILGWAGTAFPPGPSIDYTLSMPQPQTHFFEVEMRLSGIDAATNVKKNGYVDVKMPVWTPGSYLIREYAKNVEGFQATANGQPVRSEKIRKNTWRIYTNQEAISILYKVYAYELSVRTSFLDNSHGYLNGASIFLYVDPLRSIPHRVTINPYRDWKNIATGLKKVPNQANTFEASDYDILVDSPIEIGNHRTLSFTAANVPHTVAMYGETTYDEKKVAADMKKVCETATAVFGEHPCQDYTFLVHHTPTGGGGLEHLNSTTLQVRRDAYQKEGTYRNFLSLVAHEYFHLWNVKRLRPKALGPFDYENENYTTQLWVSEGITSFYQNYLLRKANFIEPDTYVKMVAREITDIENQPGIAVQSVAESSFDAWIKGYRPNENSVNSTISYYDKGSVLGSLLNLEILASTKGQKNLDDLMRFMYDEYFKKQKRGFTDNEFQQAAEKIAGRKLTDFFQKYVFSTAPIDYNYFFRPVGLELANMSGAKNDAYLGAITPTTRRADNRQIILAVRRDSPAWNDGLNVGDEILSINGSPVGNDLNAQIASFKPGDTIEVAVNRTGLRQTIKVKLSNNPLVNYQLLSVQNPTAEQKSLYAKWLYTVAK, from the coding sequence ATGAAAAAAACTTCAGCCCTCTTCTTTTTGTGCTTGATTTGGGTTGTTCCAATTTTAGGCTGGGCTGGAACCGCATTTCCTCCCGGCCCTTCCATCGACTATACACTTTCCATGCCCCAGCCGCAAACCCACTTTTTCGAAGTGGAGATGCGTTTGTCGGGCATTGATGCCGCCACGAATGTAAAAAAGAATGGATACGTCGATGTAAAAATGCCGGTCTGGACCCCTGGCTCCTACCTGATTCGCGAGTACGCCAAGAATGTGGAAGGGTTTCAGGCTACGGCCAACGGGCAACCCGTGCGGTCGGAGAAAATTCGCAAGAATACCTGGCGCATCTACACGAATCAGGAAGCTATTTCTATACTCTATAAGGTATACGCTTACGAGCTTTCGGTGCGTACGAGTTTTCTGGATAACTCTCACGGTTACTTAAACGGAGCTAGTATTTTTCTTTATGTCGATCCACTGCGCTCAATTCCCCACCGGGTGACGATTAATCCGTATCGGGATTGGAAAAACATTGCGACCGGTTTGAAGAAGGTACCTAATCAGGCCAACACCTTCGAAGCCAGCGACTACGATATTTTGGTGGATAGTCCCATCGAGATCGGCAACCACCGGACGTTGTCTTTTACCGCCGCGAATGTTCCGCACACGGTGGCTATGTACGGCGAGACTACCTACGACGAAAAGAAGGTCGCGGCGGACATGAAAAAGGTTTGTGAAACAGCAACGGCCGTATTTGGGGAACATCCTTGTCAGGACTATACGTTCCTGGTTCACCACACACCCACGGGCGGCGGTGGCCTTGAGCACCTCAACTCAACGACCCTGCAAGTGCGGCGCGATGCGTACCAAAAAGAAGGAACCTACCGGAATTTTCTGAGCCTGGTTGCGCACGAATATTTTCACCTCTGGAACGTAAAACGCCTGCGTCCCAAGGCATTAGGACCGTTCGATTACGAGAACGAAAATTACACGACCCAACTTTGGGTATCTGAAGGAATTACGTCATTTTATCAAAACTACCTGCTTCGTAAAGCAAACTTTATTGAACCAGATACCTACGTTAAAATGGTCGCGCGGGAGATCACGGACATCGAAAACCAGCCGGGCATTGCGGTTCAGTCAGTCGCAGAATCAAGCTTCGATGCCTGGATCAAAGGCTATCGTCCCAACGAGAATTCGGTCAATAGTACCATCTCCTATTACGACAAAGGATCGGTTTTAGGTAGTTTGTTAAACCTGGAAATCCTAGCCAGCACCAAAGGGCAAAAAAATCTGGATGACCTGATGCGGTTTATGTACGATGAGTATTTTAAAAAGCAGAAACGAGGTTTTACCGACAATGAATTTCAGCAGGCGGCCGAGAAAATTGCCGGGCGCAAATTGACCGACTTCTTCCAGAAATACGTTTTTAGCACCGCCCCCATCGATTACAATTACTTTTTTAGGCCTGTTGGTTTAGAACTAGCCAACATGAGCGGCGCTAAAAATGATGCGTATCTGGGTGCCATTACGCCGACGACCCGCCGGGCCGACAACCGGCAGATTATCCTGGCTGTCCGGCGCGACTCCCCCGCCTGGAACGATGGACTCAATGTAGGCGACGAGATTCTAAGCATCAATGGCTCACCCGTTGGCAACGATCTCAACGCCCAGATTGCCTCCTTTAAGCCGGGCGATACCATTGAGGTGGCTGTAAACCGAACCGGATTAAGGCAAACAATCAAGGTGAAATTAAGCAACAACCCGTTGGTTAATTACCAACTGCTCTCTGTCCAAAATCCAACTGCTGAACAAAAATCATTGTACGCTAAATGGCTTTATACCGTCGCGAAGTAA
- a CDS encoding tetratricopeptide repeat protein yields MQSSVARLTVILSCCTLPLTVSAQRTLSYTEPDYHYRNGMEWFEKNNYAAAREEFSEYLNSKKKLLNTNDLNAVTAEYYVALSGLYLDMPEAEVQVDRFVKNHSEHPKAAQLYGDLGEYYFNRGDVDKAITFLEKAVQQNQTYTKQAQNTYLLAMAYYGKQDFQRALPLLNKIKQDPGLEQAASASYYAGVIHFRNGNYQEALSDFRRVEKNEAYQNDVPNWIAQALYKTGRYDELLNYTQPLLARNRGNAAQLADVALFTGEVFYNKGDFAKAAQYYKQYSNTKGKAVAPAIQFRYGDALFKTGDYAGSINALKTISAGKDTVAQFASYRLGVSYLQSNNPSYALNAFDQSARLGFNKTIQEESAFNHAKLQLDLNKGAEAVKEFTEFLKRYPNSSYENESNELLSEAYLASNNYTAAIAYIEGLRRRTPKINASYQRLTYNQAVSDYNAERYPQAIANFDKSLQQPSDASLKNDAVFWKAEAFSAQKNYDGAIPLYNQVAKSGNTELQNKSLYALGYAYYNKKDYSRAGSYFRDYISKAARTADPQTIEDATVRVADSYFASKNYNEAMRYYDQAIAQGRIDKDYATYQKGMILAFMERDTEAKALFDQVVTRYPTSRYVDDALYQSANVDFEKGSYQTAIRGFSRLITEKPKSYLLPEVLLKRATAYSNLQTYEQAVQDYKRILAQYGGSPEASSALIGLQNALSDAGRSEEFSAVLRDYKRQNPGSTDVQKVEFENAKNLYFSEKYTEAAQSLLQFIDDNPSSPLVYEARYYLADAYFRAGDKANALRYFYQVITDNKSEFLGRAASRAAEIERSEKNFPRAIRNYQVMLTQATNKSDQINATLGLMDTYYAMGRQDSTQIYAREVMGMGNALPGAQNRAQLMLGKVAYAKGDFPKATEEFEKTIRLAKDESGAEANYWIGDIQYRNKKYKESIQTLLKFNEDFAEQEFWKGRAFILVAENNVALNEIAQAKAVLNSIIENASSPEVVAEAKEKLAAIESKN; encoded by the coding sequence ATGCAATCGTCTGTCGCCCGACTTACGGTTATTCTATCCTGTTGCACCTTACCGTTGACGGTATCGGCGCAACGGACATTGAGTTATACCGAGCCTGATTACCATTACCGGAACGGAATGGAGTGGTTTGAGAAAAATAATTATGCTGCGGCCCGGGAAGAATTTTCCGAATACCTCAACTCTAAGAAAAAACTTCTCAATACCAACGACCTCAACGCTGTTACGGCGGAATACTACGTGGCCTTATCGGGGCTGTATCTGGATATGCCGGAAGCGGAGGTTCAGGTCGACCGATTTGTGAAGAACCACAGCGAACATCCGAAAGCCGCCCAACTGTACGGCGATTTGGGGGAATATTACTTCAACCGGGGGGATGTTGACAAAGCCATTACGTTTCTGGAAAAGGCGGTTCAGCAAAACCAGACTTACACCAAGCAGGCGCAGAACACGTATCTGTTGGCGATGGCGTACTACGGAAAGCAAGATTTTCAGCGGGCTTTGCCTTTGCTGAACAAAATCAAGCAGGATCCCGGTTTAGAACAGGCGGCTTCGGCTTCTTACTATGCCGGTGTCATTCATTTTCGGAATGGAAATTACCAGGAAGCCCTTTCGGATTTTCGACGTGTTGAAAAAAACGAAGCGTACCAGAACGATGTTCCGAACTGGATTGCGCAGGCTTTGTACAAAACAGGCCGGTATGACGAGCTTCTCAACTACACGCAGCCTTTGCTAGCCCGGAATCGGGGAAATGCCGCACAATTAGCGGATGTAGCTTTGTTTACCGGCGAAGTCTTTTACAACAAAGGGGATTTTGCGAAAGCGGCCCAGTATTACAAACAATACAGCAATACAAAAGGAAAGGCGGTCGCGCCGGCCATCCAGTTCCGCTACGGTGATGCGTTGTTTAAAACCGGCGACTATGCGGGATCAATCAACGCGCTCAAGACTATTTCGGCGGGGAAAGATACGGTAGCCCAGTTTGCGTCCTATCGCCTGGGCGTTAGCTACCTGCAAAGCAATAATCCGAGCTATGCCCTCAACGCCTTTGATCAGTCAGCGCGCCTGGGCTTCAACAAGACCATTCAGGAAGAGTCGGCTTTCAATCACGCCAAGCTGCAACTGGATCTGAACAAAGGAGCAGAGGCGGTGAAGGAGTTTACGGAATTCCTGAAGCGGTATCCTAACAGTTCATACGAAAACGAGTCGAACGAATTATTGAGTGAAGCCTATTTAGCTTCTAACAATTATACGGCGGCGATTGCCTACATCGAAGGCCTGCGCCGACGGACGCCTAAAATCAACGCCTCCTACCAGCGGCTTACCTATAACCAGGCGGTGAGTGATTACAACGCGGAGCGGTATCCGCAGGCGATCGCCAATTTTGACAAATCCCTGCAGCAGCCATCGGATGCGTCCTTGAAAAACGATGCGGTCTTCTGGAAAGCGGAGGCGTTTTCGGCGCAGAAGAATTACGATGGCGCCATTCCTTTGTACAATCAGGTCGCCAAGTCCGGGAATACCGAGCTGCAAAACAAAAGCCTGTATGCCCTGGGATATGCCTATTATAATAAAAAGGACTATAGCCGGGCGGGTAGCTACTTCCGGGATTACATCAGCAAAGCGGCGCGCACGGCCGATCCGCAAACCATTGAGGATGCAACGGTGCGGGTAGCTGATAGCTATTTTGCGTCCAAGAATTACAACGAAGCCATGCGTTATTACGACCAGGCCATTGCGCAGGGTCGGATTGACAAAGATTACGCAACCTACCAGAAAGGCATGATTCTGGCTTTCATGGAGCGGGATACCGAAGCCAAAGCCTTGTTTGACCAGGTGGTCACGCGGTATCCTACGTCCCGTTACGTGGATGATGCATTGTACCAGTCGGCCAATGTGGACTTTGAAAAAGGATCCTACCAGACGGCCATTCGTGGGTTTAGCCGCCTGATTACTGAAAAGCCCAAGAGCTATCTTTTGCCGGAGGTTCTGCTGAAGCGGGCCACCGCCTACAGCAACCTGCAAACCTACGAGCAGGCGGTGCAGGACTACAAACGGATTCTGGCGCAGTACGGCGGCAGCCCGGAAGCATCCAGTGCCCTGATTGGCTTACAAAATGCCCTTAGCGACGCCGGACGTTCGGAAGAGTTTAGTGCGGTATTGCGGGATTACAAACGGCAGAATCCGGGAAGTACGGATGTACAGAAGGTTGAGTTTGAGAATGCTAAGAATCTATATTTCAGCGAGAAATACACTGAAGCGGCTCAGTCACTTTTGCAATTTATCGATGATAATCCAAGTAGTCCGTTGGTGTATGAAGCGCGGTATTATCTCGCCGATGCCTATTTCCGGGCGGGTGATAAAGCCAATGCATTGCGTTATTTTTATCAGGTTATTACCGACAATAAATCGGAATTTCTGGGACGTGCTGCGTCACGGGCGGCCGAGATTGAGCGGAGCGAAAAGAACTTTCCGCGCGCCATTCGGAACTACCAGGTTATGCTAACCCAGGCGACCAATAAGAGTGACCAGATCAATGCAACGCTGGGTCTAATGGATACCTACTACGCCATGGGTCGTCAGGACAGCACCCAAATCTACGCCCGGGAAGTCATGGGGATGGGCAATGCCCTGCCTGGGGCGCAGAACCGGGCGCAGTTAATGCTGGGCAAAGTGGCTTATGCCAAAGGAGACTTTCCGAAAGCAACCGAAGAGTTTGAAAAGACCATTCGGTTGGCAAAAGATGAGTCGGGCGCCGAAGCCAATTACTGGATTGGGGATATTCAATACCGGAATAAAAAATACAAAGAGTCGATTCAGACGCTGCTCAAGTTCAACGAGGATTTTGCGGAGCAGGAATTCTGGAAGGGAAGGGCGTTTATTCTGGTCGCGGAAAATAACGTGGCGCTGAATGAAATTGCCCAGGCTAAAGCCGTGCTGAACTCTATCATTGAAAATGCAAGCAGTCCCGAAGTGGTCGCGGAGGCGAAAGAGAAACTAGCGGCCATCGAAAGTAAAAATTAA
- the menD gene encoding 2-succinyl-5-enolpyruvyl-6-hydroxy-3-cyclohexene-1-carboxylic-acid synthase, translating into MIHQHVLNLVELCVQKGIRQAVISPGSRSAPLTLAVARHPNMQTRVVADERSAGFIALGLAQQLHQPVLVICTSGSAVYNLAPAVAEAYFQEIPLLIVTADRPKEWIHQLDGQTIYQTDIFGKHVKKSFELPADHVHPDATWFSERIGNEAINHCRTIPYGPVHLNVPLREPLYPTSDEQFSFGPVRVIDQLTAVPALPTETWHRLQQEWEGAGRKLIAIGQGAYQEDLIQIVTKISEEWSVPIIADAISNVPRNGRVISQQDVFLGGFTDEMKQELQPDLLITCGQSFLSKSFKQFLRQYPAKRHWHIQLSDRLADPFQSLTTLIPYEPTAFFEKLFEDLDFQHFREGDDGEMDDTYQQNWQQAEGKSLRLVAQFLRDESIFHEWAVVHRLLESLPVDSQLHVANSMPVRYVNLSGLEAQQRVEVFANRGTSGIDGCLSTAVGAALANPNKLITALIGDMAFFYDRNALWNAYVPTNLRIVLLNNHGGNIFRMIDGPSRQPELELYFETPQPLTAENTARDAGIGYQRINSYAGLRDSLATFFEPAKAGKLLEIETDRKQNTEQFQHYKQLVKQVFS; encoded by the coding sequence ATGATACACCAACACGTTCTGAACCTGGTCGAACTTTGTGTACAAAAGGGAATTCGGCAAGCCGTTATTTCGCCGGGCTCGCGGAGTGCTCCCCTTACCTTAGCCGTGGCGCGACACCCCAACATGCAGACCCGCGTGGTGGCGGACGAACGCTCGGCGGGTTTTATCGCGCTGGGCCTGGCGCAACAGCTCCATCAACCAGTGCTGGTGATTTGCACCTCAGGAAGCGCGGTGTACAATTTAGCCCCGGCGGTGGCCGAAGCGTATTTTCAGGAAATCCCCCTGCTTATCGTAACCGCAGACCGACCCAAAGAATGGATTCACCAGTTGGATGGCCAAACGATCTACCAAACCGATATTTTCGGGAAGCACGTCAAAAAAAGCTTCGAGTTACCCGCCGATCATGTGCACCCGGACGCCACTTGGTTTTCGGAGCGGATTGGCAACGAAGCCATCAACCACTGCCGAACTATTCCCTACGGACCGGTTCACCTCAATGTTCCCCTTCGGGAGCCGCTTTACCCAACCAGCGACGAGCAGTTTAGCTTTGGTCCTGTTCGAGTAATCGATCAGTTGACGGCGGTCCCGGCTCTACCGACTGAAACCTGGCATCGCTTGCAGCAGGAGTGGGAGGGAGCAGGGCGTAAGTTGATTGCGATTGGCCAGGGGGCTTACCAGGAAGATCTTATTCAGATCGTTACCAAAATAAGTGAAGAGTGGTCGGTGCCCATCATCGCGGATGCCATTTCCAATGTGCCCCGTAACGGACGGGTGATCTCTCAGCAAGATGTTTTTTTGGGCGGGTTCACCGACGAAATGAAGCAGGAACTACAACCAGACTTGCTCATTACCTGCGGGCAATCCTTTTTGTCAAAATCCTTCAAACAATTTTTGCGTCAATATCCGGCCAAGCGTCATTGGCACATTCAGCTGTCGGACCGCCTGGCGGATCCTTTCCAATCGCTAACCACCTTAATTCCGTACGAACCAACTGCTTTTTTTGAGAAACTATTCGAAGATCTCGATTTTCAGCATTTTCGGGAGGGGGATGATGGGGAGATGGATGATACCTACCAACAAAACTGGCAGCAGGCGGAAGGAAAGTCGCTGCGCCTGGTTGCCCAGTTTCTCCGCGACGAATCTATTTTTCACGAATGGGCAGTAGTCCACCGTTTATTGGAATCCTTACCGGTTGATAGTCAACTGCATGTAGCCAACAGCATGCCGGTTCGGTACGTGAACCTTAGCGGTCTGGAAGCGCAGCAGCGCGTAGAGGTGTTTGCGAACCGGGGCACGAGTGGCATTGATGGCTGTTTGAGCACAGCAGTCGGGGCGGCGTTGGCCAATCCGAATAAGCTCATTACGGCCTTGATCGGGGACATGGCTTTTTTCTACGACCGAAATGCGCTCTGGAATGCCTATGTGCCGACCAATCTGCGCATTGTGCTGCTGAATAATCATGGGGGGAATATCTTCCGGATGATTGATGGTCCATCCCGGCAACCCGAACTGGAACTGTACTTCGAAACGCCCCAGCCGTTGACCGCCGAGAACACGGCCCGCGATGCGGGAATAGGCTACCAACGGATAAACTCCTACGCTGGTTTGCGCGATAGCCTGGCTACTTTTTTCGAGCCAGCGAAAGCGGGCAAACTACTGGAAATCGAAACCGATCGAAAACAGAATACAGAGCAGTTTCAGCATTACAAACAATTGGTAAAGCAAGTATTCAGTTAA
- a CDS encoding TonB-dependent receptor — MLEIKLILLRSAYLATLASTLAFCSTEALAQQPTTRPTQPAKAGEVENQEITLQKERNIRLPQANRIFTKIPAAKPNTDQRKLTYEFTDRPLVVGDPRLSPVALPVQSGKAEDQTAFNNYVKVGAGNYGSFYGEAFGSGTVNSNLMFDGSFKHLSSSVGPVDGRNSAQSENKLKVNGAYLANQFKITANLGYNRDGYYFYGYGRPREVNRDTIRQRLNTFNFRVGFENIDPEANIDYSLKTGITTLSDNYNATETDWATNFNGSVKITEKFVALVGADAFVTQRTDGPIDNRNLFRVKPTFKYTTSKFTVTAGVNAVNETDKRLGINHTRAFPVLDIDVVPVGNIHFYGGVDGDIVRNTLRSFLSENRWLSPQVVLANTEKTLDVYGGTKGEINGINYEAKVSYAQYRNFYAFNNTWPDTSRFYVLYDSGKAKVLTISGQLGYSVKDFFRSTLKVDVYDYTTSRLEEAWHRPRVIGTWSNSLIINKKLFVTADLYNYSGIKAKNFVSGEVVTLQPIWDVNLKIDYFLGKQVSAFVTLNNILGKNYQRYLYYPNQGLNFLGGVSYSF; from the coding sequence ATGTTAGAGATAAAGCTTATCCTGCTTCGTTCCGCATACCTGGCCACGCTGGCCAGCACCCTGGCATTTTGTTCAACCGAAGCCCTGGCGCAGCAACCAACAACGCGGCCTACCCAACCGGCAAAAGCGGGCGAGGTGGAAAACCAGGAAATTACCTTGCAGAAAGAGCGAAATATCCGGTTACCCCAAGCCAACCGAATATTCACCAAAATACCGGCGGCCAAACCCAATACCGACCAGCGGAAATTAACCTACGAATTTACGGACCGTCCTTTGGTGGTAGGCGATCCCCGCCTATCTCCCGTTGCTTTACCCGTACAATCAGGAAAGGCTGAGGACCAGACCGCCTTTAACAATTACGTGAAGGTGGGAGCGGGTAATTACGGATCATTCTACGGGGAGGCGTTTGGAAGCGGTACGGTCAACTCCAATCTGATGTTTGACGGATCGTTCAAGCACCTTTCTTCTTCGGTGGGTCCGGTTGATGGCAGAAACTCGGCCCAAAGTGAAAACAAGCTGAAAGTAAACGGGGCTTATCTAGCGAATCAATTCAAGATTACGGCAAACCTGGGCTACAACCGGGATGGCTATTATTTCTATGGCTATGGACGGCCCCGGGAAGTCAATCGGGATACCATCCGGCAGCGGCTCAACACCTTTAATTTTCGGGTAGGTTTCGAGAACATTGATCCGGAGGCCAACATTGACTATTCGTTGAAGACGGGTATAACTACGTTAAGCGATAATTACAACGCTACGGAAACTGATTGGGCGACTAACTTCAATGGATCGGTGAAAATTACCGAGAAATTTGTGGCCCTGGTTGGTGCGGATGCGTTTGTTACCCAGCGTACAGATGGGCCCATTGACAACCGGAATCTGTTTCGGGTAAAGCCCACGTTTAAGTACACCACCTCCAAGTTCACCGTAACGGCGGGGGTCAATGCGGTCAATGAAACCGATAAGCGACTGGGTATTAATCACACCCGGGCTTTCCCGGTGCTTGACATTGATGTAGTGCCCGTGGGAAACATCCATTTCTATGGCGGGGTGGATGGCGACATTGTGCGGAATACGCTGCGTAGTTTTCTGAGCGAAAATCGCTGGTTGTCGCCTCAGGTTGTGCTGGCCAATACCGAAAAGACGCTGGATGTATACGGAGGAACCAAAGGCGAAATCAATGGCATTAATTACGAAGCCAAGGTTTCCTATGCGCAGTACCGCAACTTTTACGCCTTTAATAACACCTGGCCCGATACGTCGCGGTTTTATGTATTGTACGATAGTGGAAAGGCCAAAGTGTTGACCATTTCGGGGCAACTGGGCTATTCCGTTAAGGATTTCTTCCGGTCAACGCTAAAAGTGGACGTGTATGATTATACGACCAGTCGGCTGGAAGAAGCCTGGCACCGTCCGCGGGTAATCGGGACCTGGTCAAACTCGCTAATCATCAATAAAAAGTTGTTTGTAACGGCTGATCTATACAATTATAGCGGCATCAAAGCGAAGAACTTCGTTTCTGGCGAAGTCGTTACGTTGCAGCCTATTTGGGATGTTAACCTGAAGATTGACTACTTCCTGGGTAAGCAAGTTTCCGCATTTGTGACGTTGAATAACATTCTGGGTAAGAATTACCAGCGTTATTTGTATTATCCAAATCAAGGGCTTAACTTTCTCGGAGGCGTATCTTACTCGTTCTGA
- a CDS encoding tetratricopeptide repeat protein: protein MQVRKAIAILLPLWALIIACGDGNKDEAARFFQRANHIYKTNEFREAIKFYSEAIEKKPDFADAYNNRGLAKYKILDRDGALSDYSKALELDPELWQAYLNRAEVRMDFADLPGAQNDLEKLKTIYQDSAFYHVRLGDLRVKQANLSAAQAAYEKALQLQPANADALTNRGVLYFQQKQYQLAEQDFRQAIAANPKQDFALNNLSLVLTQQKKYAQALPLLDQALALQPTQPYYLNNKGYLLLQLNQPTEALTFIQKSLRLDEQNGWAHRNLGIYYLNQQQPAKALAALLQAEKLDSSVEQVYGYLGQAYQASGNLAQACKTWALGQTAGDALAQELRAKFCL, encoded by the coding sequence ATGCAAGTTAGAAAAGCCATTGCAATCCTTTTACCGCTTTGGGCATTAATTATTGCCTGCGGCGATGGAAACAAAGACGAAGCAGCCCGCTTTTTTCAGCGAGCCAACCACATTTATAAGACCAATGAGTTTCGCGAAGCAATTAAATTCTACAGCGAAGCCATCGAAAAGAAACCGGATTTTGCCGATGCTTATAATAACCGAGGCTTGGCAAAGTACAAAATTTTGGACCGGGACGGGGCCTTATCCGATTATTCCAAAGCCCTGGAATTAGATCCAGAATTGTGGCAGGCCTATCTCAACCGCGCGGAAGTGAGAATGGATTTCGCCGACTTACCAGGTGCCCAAAATGACCTGGAAAAATTAAAAACGATCTACCAAGACTCGGCTTTCTATCATGTCCGTTTGGGTGATCTTCGGGTTAAACAAGCTAATTTATCGGCGGCCCAGGCGGCCTATGAAAAAGCCCTCCAGTTACAACCCGCCAACGCCGATGCACTCACTAATCGAGGCGTGCTGTATTTTCAGCAAAAGCAGTATCAGTTGGCCGAGCAGGATTTTAGACAGGCTATTGCCGCTAATCCCAAACAGGATTTTGCCTTGAATAACCTTAGTCTGGTGCTCACCCAGCAAAAAAAATATGCCCAAGCGCTACCGCTTCTCGACCAGGCTTTGGCCCTGCAACCCACGCAACCTTATTACCTAAATAACAAAGGGTATCTGCTCTTGCAGTTGAACCAGCCGACCGAAGCCCTGACTTTCATTCAGAAGTCATTGCGTCTGGACGAACAAAATGGGTGGGCCCACCGCAACCTGGGTATATATTACCTGAACCAACAGCAACCGGCCAAGGCGCTGGCGGCTTTGCTTCAGGCTGAAAAGCTGGATTCGTCGGTAGAACAGGTCTATGGCTATTTGGGTCAAGCCTACCAGGCGTCAGGAAATCTGGCTCAAGCTTGCAAAACCTGGGCTCTGGGCCAGACAGCCGGCGATGCCTTAGCCCAGGAACTTCGCGCCAAGTTTTGTTTGTAG